The Anguilla rostrata isolate EN2019 chromosome 18, ASM1855537v3, whole genome shotgun sequence genome has a window encoding:
- the marchf5 gene encoding E3 ubiquitin-protein ligase MARCH5, translating to MADQRAVVMQQILDRSCWVCFATDEDDRSAEWVRPCRCRGSTKWVHQACLQRWVDEKQRGNSTARVACPQCNAEYLIVFPKLGPVVYVLDLTDRLISKACPFAAAGIMVGSIYWTAVTYGAVTVMQVVGHKEGLDVMERADPLFLLIGLPTIPVMLILGKMIRWEDYVLRLWRKYSTKLQILNSIFPGIGCPVPRIPAEASPLADHVSATRILCGALVFPTIATIVGKLMFSSVNSNLQRTILGGIAFVAIKGAFKVYFKQQQYLRQAHRKILNFPEQEEA from the exons gagcTGCTGGGTGTGTTTTGCCACCGATGAGGACGACCGCTCGGCGGAGTGGGTGCGGCCCTGCCGTTGCCGTGGCTCCACTAAGTGGGTGCACCAGGCGTGCCTGCAGCGGTGGGTGGACGAGAAGCAGCGGGGGAACAGCACGGCCCGCGTGGCCTGCCCGCAGTGCAACGCAGAGTACCTCATCGTCTTCCCCAAACTGG GTCCGGTGGTGTACGTCCTGGACCTGACCGACCGGCTCATCTCCAAGGCCTGCCCCTTTGCCGCTGCTGGGATCATGGTGGGCTCCATCTACTGGACTGCGGTCACGTACGGAGCGGTCACCGTCATGCAG GTGGTGGGCCACAAGGAGGGCCTGGACGTGATGGAGCGAGCGGACCCCCTCTTCCTGCTCATCGGCCTGCCCACCATCCCCGTGATGCTCATCCTGGGCAAGATGATTCGCTGGGAGGACTATGTCCTGCGGCTGTGGAGGAAGTACTCCACCAAACTGCAGATCCTCAACAGCATCTTCCCCG GGATTGGCTGTCCTGTCCCGCGGATCCCGGCGGAGGCTAGCCCGCTAGCGGACCACGTTTCGGCCACGCGCATCCTGTGTGGCGCGCTGGTCTTCCCCACCATCGCCACCATCGTGGGCAAGCTCATGTTCAGCAGCGTCAACTCCAACCTGCAGCGGACTATCCTG GGGGGAATTGCATTCGTGGCCATCAAAGGAGCTTTTAAGGTCTACTTCAAACAGCAGCAGTACCTGCGCCAAGCCCACCGCAAGATACTCAACTTTCCTGAGCAAGAGGAGGCCTGA